gtgacattccagtagcttcttcCTAgttgttataagcccatactgcattatgtacttgttcgcaccatgctctatgatgtccttctaatttcttctttaatatatctgcaattgttttgtttgttgcctctgcctgcccattagcttgtggatacaaggagtagactttccacattttatttaaatgcattaagtaacatttctatgttctgtccttcaaactgtttcccattatcagataccaactgcagggaattccgaatctgcaaatgatattttcgaatatgaatgtaaagatatctttgtcgcgaatatgttgtactgcctttacttctgtccattttgtgaaataatctgttgcgactattaagtatcttctttgtccagatcctggtaaaaatggccccacaatatctaagccccactttccaaaaggccatacactggttgaagatgacaatggtgctccaggtgcatgtattttctttccgtgccgctgacaatcttcgcaacgtcttgatatttgttttgcatcttcgtgcatgtatggccagtaatagccttgcatttttgctctatgtgccaaagatcttcccccgctatgattgccagcatcccactatgtaacatttttagcacttttctccttcttctcgtgtcaaacatctgagtgatggtccattaaaggattttcggtatagcagcccatctcttaattcataatttgttgcgcggctttttaacttgtgtgcttccaatctatttcttggtgtttctcctttcgccaaatatgcatgaagttatgttctccaatctgcgatattgttcgtttgttcttcttctccaccgtctattatcttcacgttcacttcttctttattgattgatggtgacagaagtgtctgtatttttatgcatctcgcagttggatctgtcatcatgcttgagatgaaagcaaaagcgtctgcgagtctgttatccttccttgaaatgtgcctccattttatctttgggattttcgctgacaattcttcaacgagcttcttgtatttcttcaaggatggttcatttgtagtgtactctccctttatttggcgaataactagctgcgaatcactagtgatcctggcattttctagtttcatttctattgcgaactttaaggcatgtatcacagcttcatattccgtttcgttattagtggatgcgaattccaatctgaatgaaaaagccatcttcgttccttctggcgaaattaaaacaattccaaccccattgccttcccatttgatgatccatctaccaatatctcccatctatttggttctgttaataagtcttttggatctccatgttcttcttctatatccatcatctcttccaccgcttcatcatcttctaaaggaaattctgctaagaaatctgcgacaacttgtgattttggtgaagataatatttcatatttgatttcgaaatgtcctacttgtgcattccatctctccaccctacctgatctttttgaattcttcatcactgattcaattggtacttttgttagcaccttatttgtgtgcttgaaaatatatgcgaagtttaaaATGCGTATACTAATctaaattagcttctcaatctttgaataattcctctctgcagcattaaatgttttgctgatgtaaaaATGGGTTTCCACTCCTtccgttcgcaataacacagcgcttaaagcatgtgatgttgtcgcaagatagatcaatagttcttctcctggttctgccttttgtaaaatagatgtattcataagtgttctttgatcccttgaaaagctttttcacattcatcagtccatttgaatttcgcacccttcttgagtattgaaaaaatatttacatttgtctgatgatcgcgaaatgaatcttcctagcgaagctaaaagtccgttcaatttttgtacatcctttagttgctggtgttggcatgtcacgaactgcttgtaccttttctggatcaacttgtattccttcttttgatacaatgtagcctaaaattttcccgatgcaaccccaaaatgcatttttcaggttCAGTTTAATTTATAATGCCgcattgttcaaaaatctccctcaaatcttgtacatgatctttggcttctttactcttactaacatgtcatccacgtacactctaatgttttgtgtatccatttcgcgaacaccttctctaccattctttgatacgttgctcctgcatttcgcaaaccaaacggcattttgtataacagtataaacctcttggagcgaaaaaagcagtatgctcttgatcttcttcagcgagagggatttggttataacctttgtacccatctaaagaagacactctatcatttcccgctgctgattcaaccatttgaggaatatccggcaatggaaaactatctttagggcaagccttgtttaaatcagtgaaatctatgcaaattcttatcccttttttttctttggaacaaccatgtttgctatccactctgggtatttagcttctcttataattccccctcaagcattttctgtaattcttcttctatttgggatggtaggttgttgcgatttttcttattctctgtttaaatggtctcacattcttgttaatctccaacttatgacatgcaattgacggatctattccaggtatctcatccatgctcccgcgaaaatatctttatattcccgcaaaagattgacagttctttcttcttcttctgcatccatcttggttccaatctcAATATtagggttcttctatagtccaacatttacttcttttgttggttcgcagtgtaactggccttgggttctcccattggtgttggctctttatcatcttcgcaggtccatctccttcctccgaaatttcgctgggtattcctttaccttcttttgcttatcatgtacactctaaattcttcttctttctttgcctcctttgctatttttctgcgaaattgtcgcctttttgctcgtccttcataatgctttacttcaatttgataacataatttcgcattgtcaataccTCCTCTAAtctcacctactccatttggcatggggaacttgatgcattgatgcaatgttgatgctacaactttaattgtgtgtatccatggcctccccaatagcatgttatatggtgattccatatccactatgcatagtgtcacttgtgtttcgatctctcctagtggaattcgcaccactatttctcctttaggttttgttgtggattttccaaatccatgaacaagatatgttgaacaatttcttcatctttgaatcccattcctttgaacgcatgataaaatattatatccactgaactccctgtatcgactaaagttctgttcaatatccattcttcagtggattttgttgttgtgcccttctcttttcgtgtaataggtactgtaataaccaatggagatgtgtggttcaaattttcttttagtatttctgctgccatgaatgtgattttttgcttttcccaatctttcaagggtgatgtcttttctaccgccataaccttccttccttcaaaatctcgtttatgtatccttcctttgatgttttcatggaattcattaaccattgtttttgttatcatattacactccaatcttttgtcatcttcattgactctaatcatttttattttaactggttcactgatttgtttaatcaccttcttgatttgaacaatctcaacaacaatcttcaactttcaaccttcatcctccctgtttctagcgccattatgtagttgcaggaaatcctacactacacccctcacaagatttcattaacattcaactcatttttggattaacaatcttaattttattggtgaatctttgaacaatcttacaagaaaagataaaggaatcaagaataaccactgctctagattttctctctcctattcacttgcttctcactcaaaaaagatctctctcttttcctttacaactgaacgactatttataggaaattacatagtggatgacagctaatctgtcctttattttcggatatggcttgcgacattctcgcaaccttacaaatgttaatctcgcaaactccctaattttcgcaggaccatcacatttttctcatgatttagctgacgtcgtttattatttcgtttctgaagttgttctgcggcactgttgtgttgtgttgttaataatttcgctgaggcattattactgcgagattctgatcctacgaGCAAGACCACATGTGCAATGCACATGCTTGAATTTGATTCTTTAAACAACACCAAATTCGATGATGATTAAGAAAAAattcttaaaataaaaatttaatattcttgtttgtactcattacgtaggtaattcaaagagctttccaaatatactAGTTTTGTAAAAATCCGATGTGTATTTTGGAAGATAtctaaattttaaaatttttgacttatttttaaaacaatggcaTTCCTGTGAATATACAAACATTAATGCAATATACATTTTCACCCTTGAATACATATGCATAGTAGTGGTtgatatttaaggtcatattagTAATATTAGGTGGACACCAAAAATAAGGCTTCACCAAAAAGGGGttttttctttattatagtaagaTGAGTGGGAATCAAATGATAGActaggaaaaaacatgaaaaagtggTTACAATGATTAGTTTCCTTAATTTCTGTGAAAACCAAACAAACTTATTTTTTAGAAACAGAGCGAGTATTTAATCAAATTTACCATAGAACCTTTTCGACAAGATGCATAGGAATAACATATGTCATACATTTATGAGATTACTCTCTAACTGACGACCCGGTACTAGAAAAAggctttggatttggatttggatttggcaTAGTAATAGGCGTGAGATGTTGATGAAGGGAGAGAGATTGGGTTTGAAGCTTTAGCCATCGAAAGAGAAAGGGATTtgaaagttaggtttttttcttcCCCTTAGCGATTAAGAGAAAGAGCGATTTGGGGGTTAGGATTCTTCTGTTAGATTAAGGATCTTGTTGGGAGCTTGGAAACGGGATAACATATCCTGAAAAATTtatcttaatttaatttatgataaCCTTGTTAATGGTTAGTTTTAATGGTGTTTGTCTAAAATTCTATCATATCTTGGGCTAGGttaatttgtgtttgtttgactacagaaataggttaatataaataattatttcTAAGCCAaatacttattttaaaggaaaataacTGTCTAACCCAGGTGAGGATACATGTATCCCAGGTATTTGGAAGAATACCTTAACCTCACTTTTTtagcttcctaaaatcaaggaaggTTTAGTAATCCTTATCCAGGATTGGAATTGCAGTGAGACAAACACATTTTAACAATTTTTTACTGAATAACCCAACCTAGGATGGGATATCCAGATACCAAACATGTTAGTATGTCGTACATTTATgaggaaacctgttttgaggcatactaagttttttttgaggcataccaaATGATGATACCATCTAGGGTATCTTTATAAGGGGTGTTTGTCTATTGCCCCAAAATTACTAAGCTACCCTTTAATTAGATTAAATTATATAAATAACCTTTAATTTAATTAAAAACTTAAATTAAAATTTAGGTAGATTACTGAAATAACCTTTGACCAAATTAAAAACTAGACAAAAACTAAACCGGTCTTCATTctctcttcttcacattctttcttcttcattccttcttcttcatttctacGCCGAACCCTCTCCATAAACTGATTAATCGTTCGATTTTAATctgtttgatcgatagaataggatttcttagttgaaattagggttttcagaattgGATTCGGCACAAATATTTGCGACAAAATAGGACGAACCTAggtttgttctttcttttttgcTTTGTGGCAGAACAGTTCGTCCCAAATTTTGGTTGCCATTTTGAGACGAACTTAGAGTATTTTGAAGTTCGTCTCATTCGATTGCACTTTATTTTAAGCCGAACTATGGTTGTCAATAGAGCTTCTCCGGTATAAAATTGACGTAGAGGCTGATAAGATTAGAATAGTAGTTTGGTGTACTAGTTTGACCATTAGTTTGGTGTACTCGGTTGACATGCAGTCTACCATAGTTGCTACTTCTTAATAAAATATAGCTACAAACAAGATTGTGATATGTAATGATAGAAAAATGCTGTAAGGATAGAATGAATGGAAACAGTAAGATATGCTTATTTAAATGTTGTATATCAGTGTATGGATGTGGAAAGGTCAGCTTAGTATTTTACCAACATGTGGCCATTTATAGTGTTATTTAGAGCCATTTATGTGGACACCACCTACCTCTAAGGTACGGAGATCGGAGAAGTAAGGCTAAGGCAGCTTTATCCATCCTTCTGTAAAAAATTTGTTCCTGAATGTAAATGGACATGTGTAAATACCATCAGCATGGCTTTATGTGTTCGTTTTATATTTCTGTAACTGGTACGTAGCATTTATGTATGGTTCGGCTAATTCGATAGTGTACACTTAGAGCCGAACTTTGGACttaagtaaaaattgaatttgtagtgtaatgttcggttgtAACAGTTTGATCCGAACATAACCATGTAACTTGAAAAAAAATCACAATAACAATGGGTTCGGCTATCCAATGAAAGCGATCGaactagccgaactgttcttccctGTTTACAAGTTCGGCTTTTATTGTCCAGCCGAACCCAGTACAGAACttcgaaaaagtttgtaaaaattcaattttttggagAATCGAAGCTAATATATTTTCTTTACGAGATTAGGCTTCTCCTAGATCAtccattttgaatcacaaaaatttCACAAATCTCAAAAACCTTAGTtttctttcatttcttcttcctctctctcaaaaaccccactcacacttaaaaatcagatttttttcaattgatataaCACTCACAACTTAATTTAgccaatcattaaaattattaagTCATAATCCTTAGCCGTAATTAAATAAGGGTAATTATGTCATTATCAAAAACGATAGATAAGGGGTGGTGGTGCTTTTtttttagtgaccctattttgacatcattcagtatgcctaaaaaaaaaactcaatatgcctcaaaacaggtttctttaTGAGATTACTCTCTAACTGACGACCCGGTACTAGAAAAAggctttggatttggatttggcataggaataggcctgagatgttgatgaagagagagagagattgggtTTGAAGCTTTAGCCAACGAAAGAGAGAGGGATTtgaaagttaggttttttttcttccccTTAGCgattaagagagagagagatttggGGGTTAGGGTTCTTCTGTTAGATTAAGAGATAAAGAGATTGGGGGATTGGAGTTCTTCTGGTGGCTGCtattgagagagagagaaagagatttGGGGTTCTTCTGTTAGGTGGTGATTAAGATAGAAAGAGATGGCGGCAAGAGCGATCGCGAAAAATATTTATGTGAATCCTCAAGCATTATCGATGATTCGTCGTGTTTTTCTATCCCCTGGAATAGATAGAAcacggtcttgctctgaaatggTTAAAGCAACTGTTAAAACTTCGTCTGCAGAAGATGAATccaaaacaataaaagataatgTTAATAAGGTAAAAGCAGTGGTTTATGATGATGTGTGGAAAACAAAAATTGTTGAAGAGATTGAGGAAACTGGTTTGAAATTGCTCCAACTGCTCCGAAAGTtacgtgatgaagaagatgagatgTTTATTGACTCAAACGATAAAGTGGTTAATTATATGAAACCCATATATAAGCTGTGGagtaaaaagattgaagaggagGAGCGGAAACTTCTACAAGAGGGATGGACACATTTGAGAGATTCATTACTTGGTACACCAGGATTGGAAACATGTCATATTCGATCACTATTATCTATCCAGCACCACATTGGGTCAGGAGGAGAAGGAATTGTTAAATTTGCAACTGCTTCGCCTCACACAGGGTTAATTGATGTTAGGAGATTAGCATTACAACGTCCAGGTCCGTATGGATTACCAAGACAAGTAGTCATGGGTGTGGTATGTATTACCACCAAGGATGCATTTCTCTTGTATAATCCTACCACTGGTGCTGCATCACCTTGGATTGAAACTACCACCACTCGGAAAGGAAAAGCTAGGCGCCAAGTTGAGTCCATCGCTTTAGGATTTGATCACCAATTTGTGGGAAGTCGTCATAAAGTCATATGCATATCAAGATATGTGAAGAAAAGATCTGCTCCTCCTGATCCAAAAGATGATTTTCTGGTTGTGGAGGTTTTGACTGTTCGGGATCGTATATGGGATATTGGTGAACATGAATGGAGAGAATTGGAGTTTACCCCACGTTCTTTCGTTGTGGGAGATAAGTTTGTTTTTCTAGATGGTCCTCTCTATATGGATGGTAGGATATATTGGCAATGTCGTTATCAGAGATTACATGAATCTATTCTTGAATTTGATATTGAAAGGGAACAGTTCATTCATATTCCCATTTCTAAATTTGTAGTTCAAGAGTTCATTGATTCTTCAAAACACATGTGGTCAATGCTGATGGAAGTCGATGGGAAAGTAGCTATATTAAAGAGTACATCAGACGAGGAAACTTCTTCGTTATGGATATGTTATCATTCACCATGTGGCGAAGTCAAATGGTCGAAAGAGAAGATCCCAGTACCTTATGCTTATGTTGTATCTCCAGGTTTTTCCATTGAAGCTCTTAGAAGGAAAGATCTCATCTTCATACGCTCACGTCGTCGTATTTCCTACTATAATCGAAAGACAAAGGTATCACTGTCCCTAAAGATTCCGACTTCGCCCATCCATGACCACTTTGATTGCGGAAGGATGACACAATTCTAGGTTTCACTCCAAGCTGTTGTCAATCTGCTCTGCCGGATAAATGAggtctttcctttattttatttcaatttttacTCTGAGTTATCTAGTCATTCAGGTTCCATCCTGTCGTAATAAATGTTAATTTATGATCAACTTTTACTTTGGATTTCAGATTTGTGATTATAAAATTTTACATGATAGATGGATATTGGTTTGCCTTTCTCTACATGATAACGATTGAATGTTTAGGAAGTAATTACAAGAGCTCTCTTTGTTGGGTTGTGATTCCTTACATACCTGTAGGTAACGTAGTTTTTCATTTAAACCGATTTATATATTTTTGACATTTCCTAGAGTTGATATTTTGGCTCATGCATTGATGCTAAAAGGAGCCCTGAATATGGTGATGTTACCGGCCATGGATGATTCAATTAGAGCATTGTGTAAGATGGCAAAGAACAATGTCCTATGCTTTCTCTTACTGTTCATGTGAACCGCAATGTAAACCATATATAGTTATTCATATATCACTCTTCTGCTTATTGTGGAACTACTGGGGCTTTCACTTTGATTCGTTTTGTTATTTGATCTTCTCGTAGCCAGCTACACCTACCACTTTGGGAAAAGAAATGACAATTTTTGCTGCTAGATTAAGCCAACAAAGACATCATCTATCCAAAATTGCTTTTCTGGGAAAGTTTGCTGGTGCTACTGGAAATTACAACGCGCATCTTGTCGCATACCCCGAGCTAATCTGGGCTCGAGTTGCTGAGGAGTTTGTAACAGCTCTAGAATTAAGTTTTAACCCCTTTTCTGATGATATATTCTTTTTACTTTCATTGATATACTCTGGTCTTGTTCTTGTTCAAAACATCACATGTGCCGTATTTATCTTTACCAATTTCGCATCATTTGATTTGTTTTACTTGTAACAATTGATGATTCACGTTCATGTCATGCTCATGTAAGTTGTTTAATGTGGTATGTGTTTGGAGAAGATGAAGCTAATAGTTATGCAACTGAATTAGGGTGTTTGATAGTCTCATGATTATATGGCAGAACTGTTCAATGCAATGAAATAGTTCAATGCTATATTGATGGACTTCAACAAGGATGTATGGGGCTACGTATTCCTCCTTTCTGACCTTGCATGCAGATTACAAAGGCTGGTGAGGTTGGATCTTCTACTATGCCTCATAAGGTGAAtccaacatatttcgagaacatTAAGGGTAACCATGGACTGGCCAATGATGTATTATCTCACCTGAGCGCAAATTTGGCTATTTCACCCTGGCAGGTAATGAGGATCTTTATTTTCTTCAGGTAGTCCCTTTGCTTTAGATGTCCGTACACCAACTGTATATCTTAAACTTTAAAGAATAATGGTCATTCTGATTATGTATGATATACATTATCAAACGCAATTTTGCATATTGATACTGCAGTTGCCTTatagtttttatatattgttctctGTGTTCTCTATTTCTATGTTTCTGATCACTACCTACTTTAGGATTTGTGGTTATTGGTGAATCTTCTCCGCATGTAGAGACTATTACTTTTAAGTGTAAGTATATTTCTCTATGTCTCCTTGGTTCTTACCTGTTCCCATTTTTAGGTAAATGAAGCTCGCCTAAGAGAAGATGTGGATCAATGCTGGGAAGTTCTCACTGAGCCAATACAGACTGTAAGCATCTCAAACCTTTTTGTGTTAGAATTTCAGATTATGAGATAGAGGGACTAATACAGTGAAGCAACTTAATTGTACTACCTCCATTTCAGgagaagtgatactttcgcctttTCATTTTTGCCTAAAAGTAGGCCAAATTGAagaagtgaaagtatctctttttttcttttttatttttgaaagcaTTTTCCAAATCCTATATGTTTACATCAAGTCGTTGCAGTTTTCTATGTGCCTAGACCATTTTTCTAAAACTCCATGAATTTGTCTTTCTCCTTATCAGGTGATGCGAAGATATGGTGTTCCTGAGCCCTATGAGAAGCTGAAGGAACTAACCAGAGACAAAGGGATCTCTAAAGCTAGTATCAGAGAATTCATTTTAGGTTTGGAGATACCCGCAGACGCAAAAGCTAATCTTTTGGAACTTACACCTCACGCCTACATAGGCCAAGCGACCAATGTAGCCAAGGATGTAATCAGTTTGTTGACGTAGTGAATGGTGTTCATGCCTTGTACTTAATTACAGTTTTGCTCTAATGTTGAGACATTGTTAAATGTATATAAGCATGAGAGATGAGCAAGACCTAATATTATCCTCAAATTTTGAAGAAATTACTGTCGGATGCATTATATATGTTGGATAGAAGAtgaacttagaagaatcaattaaccattttcaagaatttgatcatctagaaattagggagattgtgactagtctatctagagacactgaaaacaataagtttggggatgattataactttcctagtgccttacctttaactctcagaaagtcccctcacttaggactggatatctgtgcctcaaccattttacaagattatcttcatacactttttcctgaacgatgaacctagttgtgtccataaaaaagttcagttgttagaaatccatcctctggttgatgtggttaactcaGGCTATCATACCACGGTTGAAGTTTTTTTCCCAcccaaaacttttcttccaattgtgtgaacatatgagtttcagatgtgtcagttattaagttttgaggctaaacctaattactttaagaaacTAGAATCGacacattagtttaaggaagaccaccactctgattgtggtcagctgtgtgagtcaaatttgattgacttagaggatccccaattattcaggttattgttatgtgcttctaagtttttagttGAATATTTCCAGACTTTACAACTCGATCTTCAGGATCATgcttttgaggaaatccaactgatgaaaactttttatctagacccttttatagagcctgaacccgaaccacaactagatgtagttgtcttaaagaaaaaaacaaataagGGTGTATCAAATATCTTCTTGGTATGttttagttttatcttcttttgggtaacactttttgatccagatgacccacaattatttcggctactcctatatgattctatgaggtgactaattcttccaatatctgactgaagactttaaacttagcacttctttggaggGATCCTATGCTTAAGCGTcgacacgataatatctttcctatTTCCTttccttcaagtggtaacagtttctccttgttgatGTTTTTTAATCtttagaacattaaggacaatgttagatttaagtttgggggtaagagagaaacttctagtgtcacatagtatccggttagatAAGTTTACAtgttgtttctcaccgaaaagatagaaattcgaattgctagggataacattctagtgagacattagagaaaaaaacaTTATTGAGAAATCATAGACACTCAGGAGAGAGAATctaccttttagagggtaatcgtgatgggcttaaccatccatgatgggaaGAAAATTAGGCCAGAAGTaaattccagaaagacaaagtaacctcacaatgtaatcttagttactggattacgactctctcttagtagaaacttatcatcatcaacaagcgaagcgacatcaaaatgtatgaagaaaattgaagacgtttaaggtttataagcaacaatagaaagaaaagcaaaattcaaaatcaaagttgaagttgaagacttagttacaagaagttacaagagcaaagaaaatcaaatgatgtaagttgttgaagttcatgataccaagacattacaaaTTGCGAAGATTCAAgtgctaaagtccttctctcTTGGTCATATAAACAttaattttgtgacaaaaaaataataaaataataaatatgtatacctatatatatttatatatatattt
This DNA window, taken from Papaver somniferum cultivar HN1 chromosome 3, ASM357369v1, whole genome shotgun sequence, encodes the following:
- the LOC113356256 gene encoding uncharacterized protein LOC113356256 isoform X1; amino-acid sequence: MAARAIAKNIYVNPQALSMIRRVFLSPGIDRTRSCSEMVKATVKTSSAEDESKTIKDNVNKVKAVVYDDVWKTKIVEEIEETGLKLLQLLRKLRDEEDEMFIDSNDKVVNYMKPIYKLWSKKIEEEERKLLQEGWTHLRDSLLGTPGLETCHIRSLLSIQHHIGSGGEGIVKFATASPHTGLIDVRRLALQRPGPYGLPRQVVMGVVCITTKDAFLLYNPTTGAASPWIETTTTRKGKARRQVESIALGFDHQFVGSRHKVICISRYVKKRSAPPDPKDDFLVVEVLTVRDRIWDIGEHEWRELEFTPRSFVVGDKFVFLDGPLYMDVQEFIDSSKHMWSMLMEVDGKVAILKSTSDEETSSLWICYHSPCGEVKWSKEKIPVPYAYVVSPGFSIEALRRKDLIFIRSRRRISYYNRKTKVSLSLKIPTSPIHDHFDCGRMTQF
- the LOC113356256 gene encoding uncharacterized protein LOC113356256 isoform X2; the protein is MQITKAGEVGSSTMPHKVNPTYFENIKGNHGLANDVLSHLSANLAISPWQVNEARLREDVDQCWEVLTEPIQTVMRRYGVPEPYEKLKELTRDKGISKASIREFILGLEIPADAKANLLELTPHAYIGQATNVAKDVISLLT